Proteins co-encoded in one Arachis hypogaea cultivar Tifrunner chromosome 13, arahy.Tifrunner.gnm2.J5K5, whole genome shotgun sequence genomic window:
- the LOC112733329 gene encoding beta-amyrin 28-monooxygenase, with translation MELDKLLAMPALLALLLLYLHFMRRKIRNGIQNLPPGSSGWPIVGETFKFISAAREGTPVRFIQERMERYDSRVFKTSFLGDPMAVFCGTAGNKFLFSNENKNVQVWWPSSIKKLLRSSLVNKVGDEAKMTRRLLLTFLNPEILRNFVPKMDTIAQIHINTHWQGKEQVVVHSTVQKYTYALACSLFLSIEDPLHDSKFSSRFHRFLKGLVGFSINLPGTRFHQAMKAANEIREEIKKIIKQRKVDLEEKRASPSQDILSHLLATPDSNGRFLTEIEIMDNILLLLFAGHDTSRSTLSSLMRYLAQLPHVYNKVLAEQVEISRAKGEGESLQWEDVQKMKYSWNVASEVLRLSPPVTGAYREALRDFSYADYTIGKGWKLHWTTCSSHVDPRLFANPEAFDASRFEGAGPAPYSYVPFGGGPRMCLGLEFARLEILVFMHHIVKQFKWDLVNPNEKFKYDPMLEPVDGLPVLLHRHH, from the exons ATGGAGTTGGACAAGCTTCTAGCCATGCCAGCACTATTAGCACTCCTCCTCCTCTATCTTCATTTCATGAGAAGGAAGATTCGGAATGGGATTCAGAATCTTCCTCCAGGAAGCTCAGGATGGCCAATTGTTGGAGAAACCTTCAAGTTTATCAGCGCGGCTCGTGAGGGAACCCCGGTGAGGTTCATACAAGAGAGAATGGAGAGGTATGATTCAAGGGTGTTCAAGACTTCGTTTCTTGGAGATCCTATGGCAGTGTTTTGCGGCACGGCGGGGAACAAGTTCTTGTTTAGCAATGAGAACAAGAATGTGCAAGTATGGTGGCCAAGCTCTATAAAGAAGCTGCTAAGGTCTTCTTTGGTTAATAAGGTCGGTGATGAAGCAAAGATGACTAGAAGGTTGCTCTTGACCTTTCTCAATCCTGAAATTCTCAGAAATTTCGTGCCTAAAATGGATACCATTGCTCAAATCCACATTAACACTCATTGGCAAG GAAAGGAACAGGTGGTTGTTCATTCCACAGTCCAGAAATACACTTATGCTTTGGCTTGTTCCTTGTTTCTGAGCATTGAAGATCCTCTCCACGATTCAAAGTTTTCGTCGAGATTTCACCGATTCTTAAAAGGCTTGGTTGGCTTCTCCATCAACTTGCCCGGAACAAGATTTCACCAAGCAATGAAAGCTGCCAACGAAATAAgggaagaaataaaaaagatcataAAGCAAAGAAAAGTGGATTTGGAAGAGAAAAGAGCGTCACCAAGCCAAGACATTCTCTCACATTTGCTTGCAACACCTGACTCCAATGGAAGGTTTCTAACTGAAATCGAGATCATGGATAACATACTCCTCCTCCTTTTCGCCGGCCACGATACTTCTAGATCCACTCTGTCATCTCTCATGAGGTACCTGGCGCAGCTTCCTCATGTTTATAACAAGGTTTTGGCAG AACAAGTTGAAATTAGCAGAGCAAAAGGGGAAGGGGAATCCCTGCAATGGGAGGATGTTCAGAAAATGAAGTATTCTTGGAATGTTGCATCTGAAGTCTTGAGACTATCTCCACCGGTCACCGGTGCTTACAGAGAAGCCTTAAGGGATTTTAGCTATGCTGACTATACCATTGGAAAGGGCTGGAAG TTGCATTGGACAACCTGCTCTTCACACGTGGATCCCAGGCTCTTCGCGAATCCCGAGGCTTTCGACGCGTCGAGGTTTGAAGGGGCAGGCCCTGCGCCGTATTCGTATGTTCCGTTTGGTGGAGGGCCTAGAATGTGTTTGGGGCTAGAGTTTGCAAGGCTAGAGATACTTGTGTTCATGCATCATATTGTGAAACAGTTCAAATGGGATTTGGTTAATCCTAATGAGAAGTTCAAGTATGATCCCATGCTTGAACCTGTAGATGGACTTCCGGTTCTGCTTCACCGTCACCATTGA